A window of Mytilus edulis chromosome 10, xbMytEdul2.2, whole genome shotgun sequence contains these coding sequences:
- the LOC139491087 gene encoding isopenicillin N synthase-like, with protein sequence MSELPIPVIDLSRTKTDRTQLAKEVVHALENIGFLYIDNVKGIDFDKLFKICQWFFGLPIETKMDLTRKNFKSENNNLYRGYFPVVEGEPSRKEGFEFARDVPADDKTVSPNNWMYEKSVWPEENGTVAFKEFLQNMYEIVHETSQEILRLAALGLGIEENAFEHLFSDKPCSTFRIMHYPPWEGTPPENAIIEDGKVVTTPEHMDSDFLTLLHIFNYDGLEVLNMDNKWIAVPPRRNSLIMNIGVTFSRMMAGRFKATRHRVLDIGIDRFSVPFFLSPSFDSDIGVNFMSKFNSNGPEHVPEKFGPWLLHRIKHEIKYFEYRDLPEIED encoded by the coding sequence ATGTCGGAACTTCCGATACCGGTGATAGATTTATCTAGGACCAAGACGGACCGGACACAACTTGCAAAAGAAGTAGTTCATGCCCTTGAGAACATAGGATTTTTATACATTGATAATGTGAAAGGAATTGATTTTGATAAGTTATTCAAAATATGTCAGTGGTTCTTTGGTTTGCCGATCGAAACAAAAATGGATTTAACAAGAAAAAACTTCAAATCTGAAAACAATAACCTATATCGAGGATATTTTCCGGTGGTAGAGGGTGAACCAAGCCGGAAGGAGGGTTTTGAATTCGCGCGGGATGTTCCTGCAGACGATAAAACAGTTTCGCCGAACAACTGGATGTATGAAAAATCAGTTTGGCCAGAGGAAAACGGCACCGTTGCTTTTAAGGAATTCTTACAAAATATGTACGAAATAGTTCACGAAACATCACAGGAAATACTACGACTGGCTGCCCTTGGATTAGGGATAGAAGAAAACGCATTCGAACATTTATTTTCTGATAAACCTTGTTCGACTTTCCGTATAATGCATTATCCTCCATGGGAAGGGACACCTCCTGAAAACGCAATAATTGAGGATGGAAAAGTTGTGACTACGCCAGAGCATATGGACTCTGATTTTTTAACATTGCTTCATATATTTAATTATGATGGTCTCGAAGTTCTTAACATGGATAATAAATGGATAGCTGTTCCACCTCGGCGGAACAGTTTAATTATGAATATAGGTGTAACGTTCTCACGGATGATGGCTGGACGTTTTAAAGCAACAAGACACCGGGTTTTAGACATCGGGATAGATAGATTTTCAGTTCCATTCTTCTTGTCTCCATCTtttgacagtgatattggagtcAATTTTATGTCTAAATTCAATTCAAATGGACCCGAGCATGTTCCTGAAAAATTCGGTCCATGGCTCCTTCATCGGATTAAAcacgaaatcaaatattttgaatatagaGACTTGCCTGAAATAGAAGATTAA
- the LOC139492751 gene encoding uncharacterized protein, whose translation MDGFHHELSEDDMILSQVFETLEDEMELRNDEKPGEQGQGFESRFAEMTDHEIHTLIEDTENKNKKKATQWTDNVYEDWKNSKIGSGLIIPNLKDLSVQDINSILGKFVVEVPKKNGEKYPANTLYLLVT comes from the exons ATGGATGGATTTCATCATGAATTATCGGAGGATGATATGATTTTATCACAAGTATTTGAAACATTGGAGGATGAAATGGAACTGAGAAAT GATGAAAAACCTGGAGAACAGGGACAAGGATTCGAATCAAGGTTTGCAGAAATGACAGACCATGAAATTCATACACTTATTGAAGATActgagaacaaaaacaaaaagaaagccACACAATGGACAGATAATGTCTATGAAGACTGGAAGAATTCTAAAATTGGTAGTGGTTTAATTATACCAAACCTGAAGGATTTGTCTGTTCAAGATATTAACAGCATTTTAGGAAAATTTGTTGTAGAAGTTCCAAAAAAGAATGGAGAGAAATATCCCGCGAACACACTTTATCTTCTTGTAACTTGA